A single region of the Malus sylvestris chromosome 8, drMalSylv7.2, whole genome shotgun sequence genome encodes:
- the LOC126631294 gene encoding beta-glucosidase 24-like, whose translation MASSSPSLLWIFQGMYAISLVSFLSQFPVNNAHMEDYLHNALHPEELEVKRSDFPTDFVFGVSTSAGQIEGSAYEAGRGPSVWDNFIEQNPEMISDHSNLLIAIDSYNRYKEDVKAIKDLGVDFYRLSISWTRILPNGTLSGGINQAGIDYYNNLIDEVIKNGITPYVTIFHFDSPQALEDKYGGLLNRSFVKDFTDYCEICFKHFGDRVKNWITINEPHIIAEMGYDRGIAPPGRCSVPSIVPCTSGNSATEPYIVSHNILLAHATAVKLYREKFQQEQGGQIGISLVGDYVEPHSESPEDKAAARRILDFKLGWYMEPLVYGVYPKSMRTLVKKRLPKFTKEENKLVKGSFDFIGINYYTSRYGKSNPTISSNEPMCYHNDASASSLVENADGDEIGPHAHIGSVIYTYPQGLEKLLVFIKQNYQSPKIYISENGISEVEEESNGLDGALKDPHRIQSILRHLFWLKKAIDKGVNVKGYFIWTPFDNFEWSYGFTQKFGLYYVDHKDNLKRIPKVSAKWLPKFLNSEDQLKLRRDVLPTLLSTIL comes from the coding sequence AtggcatcatcatcaccatcgtTGTTATGGATTTTCCAAGGGATGTATGCCATTTCTTTGGTTTCATTTTTGTCACAGTTTCCTGTGAATAATGCTCATATGGAGGATTATTTGCACAATGCATTGCACCCTGAAGAGTTGGAAGTCAAGAGATCTGACTTCCCTACAGATTTTGTGTTCGGGGTCTCTACTTCTGCCGGACAAATAGAGGGCTCAGCATATGAAGCAGGAAGAGGACCCAGTGTTTGGGACAACTTCATTGAGCAAAATCcagaaatgatttctgaccactCTAACTTGTTGATCGCCATCGATTCATATAATCGTTACAAGGAAGATGTGAAGGCTATAAAAGACCTCGGAGTCGATTTCTACAGGCTATCCATCTCATGGACTAGGATTCTTCCTAATGGAACCTTGAGTGGAGGAATAAACCAAGCAGGTATCGATTACTACAATAACCTGATTGATGAAGTTATCAAGAATGGCATCACACCCTATGTGACCATATTCCACTTTGACTCACCGCAAGCCTTAGAGGACAAGTATGGAGGCCTTTTAAATCGTTCTTTCGTGAAAGATTTCACAGATTATTGTGAAATTTGTTTCAAACACTTTGGAGATAGGGTCAAAAACTGGATTACAATCAATGAACCGCATATAATTGCCGAAATGGGGTATGATCGTGGGATTGCTCCACCAGGAAGGTGTTCGGTGCCATCAATTGTTCCATGTACAAGTGGAAATTCAGCTACTGAGCCTTATATTGTGAGCCACAACATTCTTCTCGCCCATGCCACAGCTGTTAAACTCTATCGAGAAAAGTTTCAACAAGAACAAGGCGGACAAATTGGAATTAGTCTTGTAGGGGACTATGTCGAGCCTCATTCAGAATCACCAGAAGACAAAGCAGCAGCGAGACGAATATTGGACTTTAAACTTGGATGGTACATGGAACCATTAGTGTATGGCGTCTATCCGAAAAGTATGagaactttggtgaagaaaaGACTGCCCAAGTTCACCAAAGAAGAGAATAAATTGGTCAAGGGATCTTTTGATTTTATTGGGATCAATTACTATACTTCAAGGTATGGTAAAAGCAACCCAACAATCAGTTCAAATGAACCAATGTGCTACCACAACGATGCTTCGGCTTCGTCATTGGTTGAAAATGCGGATGGAGATGAAATTGGTCCTCATGCTCACATAGGTTCAGTCATCTATACTTATCCACAAGGTTTGGAGAAACTTTTGGTgttcataaaacaaaattatcAAAGCCCTAAAATCTACATTTCTGAAAACGGAATCAGTGAGGTGGAGGAGGAGAGCAATGGGCTTGACGGAGCACTAAAGGATCCACATAGGATTCAAAGTATTCTCAGGCACTTGTTTTGGCTAAAGAAGGCAATAGACAAGGGCGTGAACGTGAAAGGATATTTCATCTGGACACCATTCGATAACTTTGAATGGTCCTACGGCTTTACCCAGAAATTCGGTCTTTACTATGTCGATCACAAAGACAATCTCAAGCGCATTCCTAAAGTTTCTGCCAAGTGGCTCCCTAAATTCCTGAATAGTGAGGATCAACTCAAGCTTAGACGCGATGTTTTGCCAACTCTCCTGAGCACCATCTTATAG